The DNA sequence TGGAAGAGAGAGGTGACGCCCTTTTACTTTTCTCCTACTTCTATTATTTAAAAGActctgagggaggagaagagaaggaggaatagTTTGGAACGCAGTTTTTCCCTGCAGGTGGTTCTGGGTATCCCAAacatctgcctgtgtgtgtgtgtctgtctgcctgtgtgtgtgtcttcctgtgtgtgtgtgtgtgtctgtctgcctgtctgcctgtgtgtgtgtgtgtgtctgtctgcctgtgtgtctgtctgcctgtgtgtgtgtgtgtgtgtgtcttcctgtgtgtgtgtgtgtgtgtgtgtctgtctgcctgtgtgtctgtctgcctgtgtgtgtgtgtgtcttcctgtggtgtgtgtgtgtgtgtgtctgtctgcctgtgtgtctgtctgcctgtgtgtgtgtgtgtgtgtctgcctgtgtgtgtgtgtgtgttcttggctGCATggctccctctttttctccagcccagtctctcctcctcacccctcctcacccctcctcacccctcctcacccctcgcttgcccctcctcacccctcgcttgcccctcctcacccctcctcacccctcctcacccctcctcaccctcctcacccctcgcttgcccctcctcacccctcggtcgcccctcctcacccctcctcacccctcctcacccctcgcttgcccctcctcacccctcctcacccctcctctcccctcctcacccctcgcttgcccctcctcacccctcctcacccctcctcacccctcgcttgcccctcttcacccctcgcttgcccctcctcacccctcctcacccctcctcacccctcctcgccccttcctcacccgtcgcttgcccctcctcaccccctcctcacccctcctcacccctcctcacccctcgcttgcccctcctcaccccctcctcacccctcctcacccctcgcttgcccctcctcacccctcctcacccctcgcttgcccctcctcacccctcctcaccccctcctcaccctcctcacccctcctcacccctcctcacccctcctcacccgtcCTCACCCCTCGCTTgccccttctcacccctcctcacccctcctcacccctcgctTGCCCCTCGCttgcccctcctcacccctcctcacccctcctcacccctcgcttgcccctcctcatccctcctcacccctcctcacgcctcctcacccctcgcttacccctcctcacccctcctcacccttcgcttgcccctcctcatccctcctcacccctcttcacccctcgcttgcccctcctcaccccatcctcacccctcctcacccctcctcacccctcgcttgcccctcctcacccctcggtcgcccctcctcacccctcctcccccctcggtCGCCCTGTCTGTGGTCGTGCAAGcgatggagagaaggatggtgTGACCTCacaactctgtagggaactagAGGAAGacagcacatacacaaacaaaagaCCCAAAAGCTGTCTAAAAATCCTCTACTTTATTCAATaagataaatgttttttgttgttgtaaaacATTCAATAAAAAATGATCACTTATTTATTGCTCATCATCATTAAACTAGTACTTGATCTGATGCATATTTTCTCAGAGCAGTCCCACAGGTACATTGCTAGATAATTAGACAACTTTTTAAATAATATACATAcgtactgtatataaaacaaACCAGACTAGTAAAGTTACTGTAGTAATAAACACACCCGCATCCTTGCCTTGAGCCGCACACCTCCTCAGTAGACAGTGTGCTATtgatctgacctttgaccttgccctgagtgtgcgtgtgtgtgacctttCACCCAGAAacccacctctcacacacacacacgcacacacacacacaggccaaagGGGTGGTCAATGGTGATATAGTCTAATCTCATGCCACACATTTACATTCTCTTTAAGGAAACTGTGTACAAGGCAGTATAAGATGGTGAACTGGCTAGGTGgagaacatgttttttttccttttttttcaggaggaagaggaggtgcagACATAGAAAACAACATGGCCGCCCGAAGAGTCAGCACCGCCCATGAAAGAggtatcaataaataaataaataaataaaataggaTCGAATAATTTAATAAGTTAAAGGGCGGGGTGGGGGTTGTCGTCTGTACATGTGTCAGATGAGTGGGTGcgtgtttgtagtgtgtgtttgtgtgtgttcataggtgtctaggtgtgtgcgttgataagtgtgtgaatgtgggtttgttgtgagtgtgtgggtgtgtgtttgtgccagtgtgtgttgcCTGTAGGCATACAATGTTTTTGTAACAGAGTGTAGCGGATGAGGtgacacccagacacaccagagaAGCTGTCTGACCAATGAGCACCATCTGTCTCAAACCCAGAGCCCCGCCCTCGTGACCACGAGCCCAGAGCCCCGCCCTCGTAACCACGAGCACAGAGCCCCGCCCTCGTGACCACAAGCCAGGCTGCATCTTCGACCCACGACGCACGCTGGAGAAACGCAAAGCAATGGAAGCATGTGGCTGGCGGCTGCATAAATataccatttacatttacaaacaaGTAGTATCATATCAGTGATGCATTGCAATGGCAGAGCTGTCAGTGTCCAGCCTTATGGAGTTTATATAGTGCTAGtgtgcgggggggtgggggggtggggggcacgtTAGCTGTTGTACATTCACGGTGAAATAGGGGCACTGTCCTGCCGCGCCCTGGCAggcagaggggtgaggggtcaggggtcaggggtcacagcaGGAGGGAGCTCCTCTAGAGCAGGAGACACTTTCCTTTCTCCACCCaggggttgttcttcatcagctCTGGGTTCAGGAAGGGGTCCTCGGGAACACCTTCCTCAATCCACTTCACCagactggagagggagagggaggggggagagggagggggagggggagagggagagggagggggaggggggagggggagggggaggaaaaggcTGTTAAAGGGCTTGTGAAGGTCCTGAATGTACATGACAGAACACAGCATTGACAACACTGTAACTACTACATGCACAGAGCTCCACGTGTCCAGCAGCCAGTGCAGGGCAGCCAGTGCAGGGCAGCCAGTGCAGGGCAGCCAGTGCAGGGCAGCCAGTGCAGGGCAGCCAGTGCAGGGCAGCcagtgcagggcagggcaggcagaCAACGCAGGGCAGGCAGAAGACATGCGTGTCTGCTGCTCTGCGCTGGCTGCCCTGCGCTGCCAGCTGGCTGCCCTGCGttgtctgccctgccctgcgcTGTCTGCCCCATTAGAAGCAGTTTGTTTCTCTCAGAGGCCATTTGGGGCCTGAAGGAACTGCTGTCCTTTTAACCGCATGTTCTACCCTGCCTTACATCTGTCCCTGGAGAAGCAGGAGCCGGCAGGGACATTGGGGCAGGagccagcaccacacacacactcacacaccgctgcacacacacacactcacacactcacacactcacacacactcacacaccgctgcacacacacacactcacacactcacacacacacacacactgcacacactcacacactcacacacatgcacacacacacacactgcacacactcacacactcacacacatgcacacacagctagTCGTCGGCaggcacacacagcactaccagctacactaacgAGAAgctagcgacacacacacacaccctgtacattctgtctttttctctgtctctctcacgcacTCCATGTGGCGGTGTCCCAAGGGAGGCCAGGGCGTACCACCTCATTACAGACGGGGGGGTCCCAGAGCTCAACCTATAATTACTCTGCATGGTCAGGGAATTCCACCAATCAGCACCTTGATGCTTTCTGACGGTGACGCGACAGTGGAACTGGTACAGTCTGTTTACCACTTTGCACATAATGCCTTTGGGGATTCGTTTGAGACTTTGGGATTTGAGTTTGTGTAGTTGGCATATTTGTGTGGGATTCATTTGTATGTAGGATTCATGTGTATGATTCGTGTTCGTGTAGGATTCATGTGTATGTTGGGTTCGTGTTCGTGTAGGATTCATGTGTATGTTGGGTTCGTGTTCGTGTAGGATTCATGTGTATGTTGGGTTCGTGTTCGTGTAGGATTCATGTGTATTAGGATTCATTTATGTTTGGTACATTGAAATGGTTATATTTCCATTTTGAGGTAGATACTAGGGATATACCAACAAAAAAATGATTGACCGATCTATAGCCAATGTTCACATAACATAAATGGCTGATGTCAATACAGACCACGGATGTTCTGACATCTCTGGGACATCTCTAACCGGTGCATCCCTAGTAGATCGTCACTCAGAAACAGCTTGGTGCAACATCTGAGAGTTGGATGGTTCTTATACCGTCGGTTCAAACTAGGAATGACCCCTAcaaggaggtcaggggtcagaggtcagatcaATGTTGAAGCAGTCCACTCACTCTGTCACTGTTTTGGAGGACTTCTCTCTCTTGAAGGCCAGCTGGTACTTCAggctctccacctccttcttcaTCTGGGGCAGGTCCATCTCGTCCATGACTGCGGGCTGGGGGCACTCTCCTTGGGGGAGGGAAGAACACACTtaccctgaggaagagagggtgctatactgtaccctgaggaagagagggtgctatactgtaccctgaggaagagagggtgctatactgtaccctgaggaagagagggtgctatactgtaccctgaggaagagagggtgctatactgtaccctgaggaagagagggtgctatactgtaccctgaggaagagagggtgctatactgtaccctgaggaagagagggtgctatactgtaccctgaggaagagagggtgcttatactgtaccctgaggaagagagggtgctatactgtaccctgaggaagagagggtgctatactgtaccctgaggaagagagggtgctatactgtaccctgaggaagggagggtgctatactgtaccctgaggaagagagggtgctatactgtactctgaggaagggagggtgctatactgtaccctgaggaagagagggtgctatactgtaccctgaggaagagagggtgctatactgtaccctgaggaagagagggtgctatactgtactCTGAGGAAtagagggtgctatactgtaccctgagggaagagagggtgctatactgtaccctgaggaagagagggtgctatactgtaccctgaggagagagggtgctatactgtaccctgaggaagagagggtgctatactgtaccctgaggaagagagggtgctatactgtaccctgaggaagagagggtgctatactgtaccctgaggaagagagggtgctatactgtaccctgaggaagagagggtgctatactgtaccctgaggaagagagggtgctatactgtaccctgaggaagagagggtgctatactgtaccctgaggaagagagggtgctatactgtaccctgaggaagagagggtgctatactgtaccctgaggaagggagggtgctatactgtaccctgaggaagagagggtgctatactgtactctgaggaagggagggtgctatactgtaccctgaggaagagagggtgctatactgtaccctgaggaagagagggtgctatactgtacctgaggaagagagggtgctatactgtaccctgaggaagagagggtgctatactgtactCTGAGGAAtagagggtgctatactgtaccctgaggaagagagggtgctatactgtaccctgagaagagagggtgctatactgtaccctgaggaagagagggtgctatactgtactctgaggaagagagggtgctatactgttaccctgaggaagggagggtgctatactgtaccctgaggaagagagggtgctatactgtaccctgaggaagagagggtgctatactgtaccctgaggaagagagggtgctatactgtaccctgaggaagagagggtgctatactgtaccctgaggaagagagggtgctatactgtaccctgaggagggagggtgctATTACTGTACCCtaaggaagagagggtgctatactgtactctgaggaagggagggtgctatactgtaccctgaggaagagagggtgctatactgtaccctgaggaagagagggtgctatactgtaccctgaggaagagagggtgctatactgtactCTGAGGAAtagagggtgctatactgtaccctgaggagagagggtgctatactgtaccctgagaagagagggtgctatactgtaccctgaggaagagagggtgctatactgtaccctgaggaagggagggtgctataactgtaccctgaggaagagagggtgctatactgtaccctgaggaagagagggtgctatactgtactctgaggaagagagggtgctatactgtaccctgaggaaggagggtgctatactgtacctgaggaagagagggtgctatactgtaccctgaggaagagagggtgctatactgtaccctgaggaagggagggtgctatactgtaccctgaggaagagagggtgctatactgtaccctgaggaagagagggtgctatactgtaccctgaggaagggagggtgctatactgtaccctgaggaagggagggtgctatactgtaccctgaggaagagagggtgctatactgtaccctgaggaagggagggtgctatactgtaccctgaggaagagagggtgctatactgtactctgaggaagagagggtgctatactgtactAGATCGGAAGggagggtgctatactgtactCTGGGAAGAGAGGCTGCTATACTGTACTCtggggaagagagggtgctatactgtactctgaggaagagagggtgctatactgtattctgaggaagagagggtgctatactgtactAGATCGGAAGggagggtgctatactgtagTCTGGGGAAGAGAAAAGGGTGGACTGAAAGATGAGGCTTGGAAGAGACAGCATAGTGGTTCATCTacctctggagaggagggtagagctCAATGGTTAGAGAATTTGACTGACGAACAAGAGGCTGCAGTTTGGTTTCCTTGTGCTGTACGTTGTTTTGGATCAACATGTATGCCGTACACAACGTTACCTCAAATAACAGACATGTAAACTactttctcttcttttctctcaccATCACTCTTTTTATCTCAGTTCTTCTAATCTTTCTCCagccctctcttctccactctgCAGCAGCTCTCCCCTACACATCCTGCTtacgaacctgtgtgtgtgtgtgtgtgtgcgtgtgtgtgtgtgtgcgtgtgtgtgtgtgtgcgcgtgcgtgcgtgtgtgtgtgtgcgtgtgtgtgcgtgtgtgtgcgtgcgtgtgtgtgtgtgtgcgtgtgtgtgtgtgcgtgtgtgtgtgtgtgtgtgcgtgtgtgtgcgtgcgtgtgtgtgtgtgtgcttgtcaggAGCTGTAGAGAGCAgctctgctgtctgctgtctgagtTCAGGTTTCACTGAGAGGGATTCTCCTGAGACTCTGGAAGAGGacgctctcctctgtctctccctctctgtctctccatccctctctgactctcttttcctttatattatgctccctctccatcactccctctctctccctctccctctccctctccatctctccatttctccctctccatctctccctctttccctctctctcccctctccctctccatctatccctctctccctctccttctccatctctccaattctccatctctccatctccatctatccctctctccctctctccctctccatctctccatcatctccatctctccctctctcactccatctctccctctctctctccatctctcctctccctctccatctctccctctccatctctccatctccatctctccctctctcactccatctctccctctccctctccatctatccctctctccctctccatctctccaatctccatctccatctatccctctctccctctctccctctctccctctccatctctccatctctccctctccatctctcctctctccctctctccctctccatctctccatctctcctctccctctccatctctccctctccatctctccctctccctctccctctccatctccatctctcctctccctcttcatctctccctctccatctctccctctctctccatctctctctctgtctactttCTCCTTTCCTCGCCTCATTCCATCCTTTTCTTTTTGTCAACTTGTTTCCTCCTCTTGGTTGTAATATTCTTCCACCACTAATTTAATCTCTCATTCTGCTCCttttccacccttcctctcctcctttcctccctctcccctctccccctctcccctcccctctcccctctcctctccctctcccctctcccctctcccctctcccctctcccctctccccctccatctcccccccctccccctctccctctcccctctccctctcccctctccccctcccctctccctatcctgtctcccctctccccctctccccctctcccctctccccctctccctctccctctcccccctcccctctccccctccccctccccctcccctcccctcccctccctctccctcccctcccctccccctccccctctcccctccccctccccctatcccctctccccctcccccctcccctctcccctctccccctccccctccctctccccctctccccctctgcccctctccccctctcccccctccccctctcccctctcccctctcccctctcccctctccctatccAACACCATGGCTCTCTCCACTTTATGATGACTGCATTACTTGATACTTCAGCCGTCCCTCGCTTTGTCTTTTCACCCTCCCTCCGTTGGGTCTTTATGTATGTTGCTAGGCTGCAGTTGCTAGCAGCTCACTCCTGCTTAGAGATAGTGTAATGTGGGACTTGTAGTCAAATAACCTagaacacagggaggagaagggggtttGGGTTGATGtattgcctttttttttttggggggggggtgaggggggtggtccTGTTATTAGATATATGGTGGTGTAGGGTAGGATGCTGTGCAGTTTTGGGGGGGATGTAGGTCGAATGGTGATTTGGGTCACCAGAATCAGGAGATTAAACTCCCTGTGTCTCCAAAACAGCCTGATGGACTAATGCAGTAGTATTTgtcttttttctgtgtgtgggtatgtgtgtgtgtgtgtgtctgtatgtgtgtgtgtgtgtgtgtgtggggggggggggtatgtgtgtctgtgtgtgtgtgtgtgtgtgtgtgtgggggagggggggtggttatgtgtgtgtgtgtgtgtgtgtgtgtgtgtgtgtgtgtgtgtgtgtgtgtgtgtgtgtgtgtgtgtgtgtgtgtgtgggtgtgtgtgggtatgtgtgtccgtgtgtgtgggtgggtgtgtgtgtgtgtgtcactgaatGTCCGACGGCTATGAAAACGTAACTTTAACAATCCAGAACCACACAGCTACAGCACAGCAATCCTTTCAAACGCTCAGCCCCTATAGGTGTTGGATGAAGCTGGAGGACACTGGAGAGACCGCTCTGCTGGAGAGACCGCTCTGCTGGAGAGACCACTCTGCTGAGAGACCGCTCTGCTGGAGAGACAGCTCTGCTGCTCTCACTGTGGAGGCTGAGAAGAAAGACTGACTGATGTGCCTTGAACACTGAATCTGTTAGAGCCTGCTGCTCATATGCTTCTACAACACTGAGGACTTACTGATTACaggtgagcagagcagaggagagttaGGAGAgttaggagaggtgaggagaggtgaggagaggagaggagaggaggaaatgaTTCTGCTCCTCCTGGTCGGGAATCTTACATGTACGACAGACGGTATGATAACATTATCCGCAAACAAAGACGTTCCCTTTCTGTCCAATCAACTTTCAGCCAGGGTCTTTTTAGACTGATGAATAAATGTTAATGATAGAACGATATGTTTCCAAATGATAACGCACAACACATCTGGTAGGTTATAGGTTGGGCTTAAAATATTGTGGAAATTGATCGTTGATCAATAATACTGTTGGGTGGAATAAAAACGAAATGCGTGGGTGTTTGTAGCAATGTTTCGTCTCGATGGAAACGGTAGGGAGCATGCAGAGCCGCATTCCGAAGTGTGAGAGCCCCTAAACACGGCCAGGGGAGGCACGGCGACGGGAAGCCGAACGTGAAAAAAACTAGTTTTATGTAACGGTCGAGGGTCCGATCCCGCACTGCTGTGACTGATGGAGGTGAAATTAGGAATCAAACCGCTGTCGAAAATAATTAAGGTATCGTGTGTAATTGACTGACCAGCATATTCTAAGTAAACATATTTGTCAGCACTAAACATTATAGTAGACTGGTCGGATAAACATTATAGTAGACTGGTCGGGTAAACATTATAGTAGACTGGTAAATAAACAGGTTAATCTTACCTCTTACTGGTTTGCTGTTGGCCGCTGTCGCTCTTTCCTTGTCAAACCGGTCCCGTTTTAGGCTGCAGGTAGACAGACCGCCGGTCTCACTTATTCCTAATAGGCTATAGCATACAATGTCAACGACTTTTTTTTATGCGCACTTTTGATTCAATTTGTCCTCAGAGCTGTAGAAATCCGCAGCCTGAAAAGTAGCTAACGATGACGACTGGTTGAACAGTCTTCTTTTCACTATGTGTTGCTACAGAGCGGAGACAATTGGCAACCGTTGCAGAGGCCGAGTGATACTGGGGCAAGTTACGGTTGCGACGGGGGATAATGCGCGCTGTTCACTCCCTGCTGCCTCGCCTGGCAATATGCAAGCGTGTGTAttgagcgtgtgcgtgtgtccgtcCCTGGGGAATCGATGGCTAGAAGAGCCAACCAGACagccagtagagagagagagagaggagagagagagagagagagagagagagagagagagagagagagatgctgtaaACTCCCTCCTTCGTGTTGATAGCGccttaggggggagggggatgcgCATGTGCCAAATCCttattcctccccccctccctccccccctccctccctccccctgtctatgaatgtgtgtgtgtagcccatgtgtgtgtgtagccatgtgtgtgtgtagcccatgtgtgtgtgtagcccatgtgtgtgtgtagcccatGTGTGTGCGCGGGTAGACCCCGTTCTTGATCCTATTGCCAGACTCAGGATTTGTGCCCTAATATGGCCAGTCACTGTGACTGCTCTCTCTATTCCAGATTCAACTCCAATGGGAGAGTTATGCGTCTTTTCAAACATGCAGTGCAGAACCCCAGGCTGCTCCTGCAGAGTAGCTACATGAGACACAGGCCAGGGTTTACCGTGGGAGATGAAATAAACTGTTTAAGTTATACACTAGGTCTGTTTCACAGACAGTGTCTTCAGCCTtgttgtacatttagtcattttttagtcGTTTTAGCAGTagagtagagtgtgtgtgtgtgtgtgtgtgtgtgtgcatttgtgtgtgtgtgtgcatgtgtgtgttagcagttGTACTGGTGTTGGTGTGTTAGTTAGGACATGGTATGTTCACATGATCGTGCTATTCATTTCATAGAGTAGTtcactgaggagagaagagctgagaggaggaacaaggagaggagagtaagtTAATAATGCTGTCTGTCATCTATCCATTCCACTCCTTTGCACTTCTTACCCCAGACCGCCCCCCttgtgcctccccctcccctgcctcccctgcccctgcctccccctgcctccccctgcctccccctgccccctgccccccctgcctccccctgcccctgcctccccctgcctcccctgccccccctgccccccctgcctccccctgccccctgcctcccctgccccccctgcctccccctgcccctgcctcccctgcccccctacttccccctgcctccccctgcctctgcctcctcccaggCATCACCAGGAGGTGTGAGGGGGTCGCGGGACCAGGTAGGGGTGGGGTCACCTGTTGAGGTTGTCGTCCGTCACTCTTATGGTCCCCTGGGAAACATGCTCATTGATAGCTGGGAGGAAATATTGAATAGGTAGGTAGGGGACGCCCTCAGCACCAGCTGTCAGAAACACCCGGAATATGCTGTGTTGCCGTGGTACCCACACTGATCCATGTGTGTATCACAGTAACCAGACTAGAAAGAGTTAGAGGAACTGAGAGCctctgagtatgtgtgtgtgattacacCAGTGTGTCATCTCCATGTACACATCACTTCTCCCTCATTGCTAAACATACCTTGATAGGGCCCCACAGGTTTACTGATCACCTGACCATACCAGGAAGTCATCTCCATGGCTTCTGATCTCTAGTGTCCTAAAGTAAGAAC is a window from the Osmerus eperlanus unplaced genomic scaffold, fOsmEpe2.1 SCAFFOLD_359, whole genome shotgun sequence genome containing:
- the gng13b gene encoding guanine nucleotide-binding protein G(I)/G(S)/G(O) subunit gamma-13b, with protein sequence MDEMDLPQMKKEVESLKYQLAFKREKSSKTVTDLVKWIEEGVPEDPFLNPELMKNNPWVEKGKCLLL